One Mycolicibacter sp. MU0083 DNA window includes the following coding sequences:
- a CDS encoding Mce protein translates to MEGDAGTVPLSTDEDQQTADTSAEDIAADAATGEPAASRLGRRQQAGICVLLLLLALGLVAAGVIGLRDHAASRALARENAEAVAAAKECVLANQAPDITDLATAQQKILNCAAGELRTRIALEAEIIVHAFQAAKVHTELTEMGAAVERNNPDGSVDVLVAFRIRADNVEAKGKEVGYRLRVQMVRDEGQYRMAKIDQVAR, encoded by the coding sequence ATGGAAGGGGATGCTGGCACCGTTCCGCTGAGCACGGACGAGGACCAGCAGACCGCAGATACCTCGGCCGAGGACATCGCGGCGGACGCGGCAACGGGTGAGCCGGCCGCGTCCCGCCTTGGCCGTCGTCAGCAGGCGGGTATTTGTGTGCTGTTACTGCTGCTCGCCCTCGGGCTGGTGGCGGCGGGGGTGATCGGTCTGCGCGATCATGCGGCCAGCCGGGCGCTGGCCCGCGAGAACGCGGAAGCGGTCGCGGCGGCCAAGGAGTGTGTGCTGGCCAACCAGGCGCCGGATATCACCGATCTGGCCACGGCGCAGCAGAAGATCCTGAACTGTGCGGCGGGCGAATTGCGTACCCGCATCGCGCTGGAAGCCGAGATCATCGTGCACGCCTTCCAGGCGGCCAAGGTCCACACCGAACTGACCGAGATGGGTGCCGCCGTCGAGCGCAACAACCCGGACGGTTCGGTCGACGTGCTGGTGGCGTTCCGGATCAGGGCCGACAACGTCGAGGCGAAGGGCAAAGAGGTCGGTTACCGGCTGCGGGTCCAGATGGTGCGCGACGAAGGTCAGTACCGGATGGCGAAGATCGACCAGGTGGCCAGGTGA
- a CDS encoding RDD family protein, translating into MTDSAVQQPGGEPVPWRTRAQAFAIDIVPGAIVMVSMGLVAMGLPLGSAWWWVTTIVAAVAFLATEVNRMLLPAITGFSLGRAFTGIEVVRSSPGKPVGAVRLMLREAAHLLDTVPLLLGWLWPLRDKRRRTFADRLTGTEVRAAGDRRPPADIAVKTAGVFVAAAVLAVLAASSGYFLVYQREHATQVARTQIARQGPKIVADMLSYDPQTLDDDFARARSLATERYREQLVPEQEKIRGTTPVPNLYRVTDAAVLDAAPHRATMLLFLQGQRGTVGKGRLITATVRVTFVEADRTWRVDDLTVGSNPNAGEGEK; encoded by the coding sequence GTGACCGATTCGGCGGTGCAGCAGCCCGGTGGCGAACCGGTGCCGTGGCGGACCCGAGCGCAGGCCTTCGCCATCGACATCGTGCCCGGCGCGATCGTCATGGTGTCGATGGGACTGGTCGCCATGGGCCTGCCGCTCGGCAGCGCCTGGTGGTGGGTGACCACGATCGTGGCGGCGGTGGCGTTCCTGGCCACCGAGGTCAACCGGATGCTGCTGCCGGCGATCACCGGGTTCAGCCTCGGCCGGGCGTTCACCGGCATCGAGGTGGTTCGCAGCAGCCCGGGGAAGCCGGTCGGCGCGGTGCGACTGATGCTGCGCGAGGCGGCGCATCTGCTCGACACGGTGCCGCTGTTACTGGGCTGGTTGTGGCCGCTGCGGGACAAGCGCCGGCGGACCTTCGCCGACCGCCTGACCGGCACCGAGGTGCGCGCGGCCGGGGACCGTCGGCCACCGGCCGATATCGCCGTCAAGACCGCCGGGGTGTTCGTAGCCGCGGCGGTGCTCGCGGTGCTCGCGGCCAGCTCCGGATATTTCCTGGTGTACCAGCGTGAGCACGCCACCCAGGTGGCCCGGACCCAGATCGCGCGGCAGGGCCCCAAGATCGTCGCCGACATGCTGTCCTACGACCCGCAGACCCTCGACGACGACTTCGCCCGCGCCCGGTCGCTGGCCACCGAGCGCTATCGCGAACAACTGGTGCCCGAGCAGGAGAAGATCCGCGGGACCACGCCGGTGCCGAACCTCTACCGGGTCACCGACGCCGCGGTGCTCGACGCCGCCCCGCACCGGGCCACCATGCTGCTGTTCCTGCAGGGCCAACGGGGCACGGTCGGCAAGGGGCGGCTGATCACCGCGACGGTGCGGGTGACATTCGTCGAAGCGGACCGGACCTGGCGTGTCGACGACCTGACCGTCGGCAGCAACCCGAACGCCGGGGAGGGGGAGAAATGA
- a CDS encoding MCE family protein — protein sequence MLKPQIKRQLVIFSVLTAVALMVLGVYYLRLPTLAGIGQYTLKADLPEAGGLYKTANVTYRGTIIGRVTGVEPTETGAQATFQISSKYKIPADATANVHSVSAIGEQYLDLVSSGNPGQFLKPGQTITESTVPAAIGPALDTANRGLAALPAGKISALLDETAVAVGGLGPSLQRLVDATQAIVGDFKTQLDDVNDIVEKSAPIIESQTESGDAIHQWARNLNVLSAQAASRDETVKHILTDLPPLVDQVHTVFNDTKDTLPEMMANMAILTEMAKRYNRNTEQVLVFLPQAGSIIQTVSSTYPGRASLGVALGAFPGPIFPVPVPGLSLNTPPPCLTGYLPASEWRAFADTSPAELPDVSCRIPQDTPANNVRGVRNIPCVDVPGKRAATPKECRSDKPYVPLGTNPWYGDPNQIRNCPALGARCDQPVEPGHVIPAPSVNTGLNPLPADMVPPSPPPANDPLSRPGTGSVQCNGQQPNPCIYTPGGGPSAIYNPQSGQAVGPDGVEYSVENSMNIGDDAWKGMLAPFR from the coding sequence TTGCTGAAACCACAGATCAAGCGCCAGCTGGTCATCTTCAGCGTCCTGACCGCGGTCGCGCTGATGGTGTTGGGCGTCTACTACCTGCGGCTGCCGACCCTGGCGGGTATCGGCCAGTACACGCTGAAGGCGGACCTGCCCGAAGCGGGCGGCCTGTACAAGACCGCGAACGTGACCTATCGGGGCACCATCATCGGCCGGGTCACCGGAGTCGAGCCGACCGAGACCGGCGCCCAGGCGACGTTCCAGATCTCCAGCAAGTACAAGATCCCGGCCGACGCCACCGCCAACGTGCATTCGGTGTCGGCGATCGGCGAGCAGTACCTGGACCTGGTGTCCAGCGGCAACCCGGGGCAGTTCCTCAAGCCGGGCCAGACCATCACCGAGAGCACCGTGCCCGCGGCGATCGGACCCGCCCTGGACACCGCCAACCGGGGACTCGCGGCCCTGCCGGCCGGCAAGATCTCGGCGCTGCTGGACGAGACCGCGGTTGCGGTCGGGGGACTGGGGCCGTCGCTGCAACGGCTGGTCGACGCCACCCAGGCGATCGTCGGTGACTTCAAGACCCAGCTCGACGACGTCAACGACATCGTGGAGAAGTCGGCGCCCATCATCGAGAGCCAGACCGAGTCCGGGGATGCGATCCACCAGTGGGCGCGCAACCTCAACGTGCTCAGCGCCCAGGCCGCCAGCCGGGACGAGACGGTCAAGCACATCCTCACCGACCTGCCGCCGCTGGTCGACCAGGTGCACACGGTGTTCAACGACACCAAGGACACGCTGCCGGAGATGATGGCCAACATGGCGATCCTCACCGAGATGGCCAAGCGCTACAACCGCAACACCGAACAGGTGCTGGTGTTCCTGCCGCAGGCCGGCTCGATCATCCAGACGGTGAGCTCGACCTATCCGGGCCGGGCCTCGCTGGGTGTTGCGCTGGGCGCGTTCCCCGGCCCGATCTTCCCGGTGCCGGTTCCCGGCCTGAGCCTCAACACCCCGCCGCCGTGTCTGACCGGGTATCTGCCGGCGTCGGAGTGGCGGGCGTTCGCCGACACCAGTCCCGCCGAGCTGCCGGACGTGTCCTGCCGGATTCCGCAGGACACCCCGGCGAACAACGTGCGTGGCGTGCGCAACATCCCCTGTGTGGACGTCCCCGGCAAGCGGGCCGCCACCCCGAAGGAATGCCGCAGCGACAAGCCCTACGTGCCGCTGGGTACCAACCCCTGGTACGGCGACCCGAACCAGATCCGGAACTGCCCGGCGCTGGGTGCTCGCTGCGACCAGCCGGTCGAACCCGGCCACGTCATCCCGGCACCGTCGGTCAACACCGGCCTGAACCCGCTACCGGCGGACATGGTGCCGCCGTCGCCGCCGCCGGCCAACGATCCGCTGTCGCGGCCGGGGACGGGTAGCGTGCAGTGCAACGGTCAACAACCGAACCCCTGCATCTACACCCCCGGCGGGGGACCATCGGCGATCTACAATCCGCAGAGTGGCCAAGCGGTGGGGCCAGACGGCGTCGAATACTCCGTCGAGAACTCGATGAACATAGGAGACGACGCATGGAAGGGGATGCTGGCACCGTTCCGCTGA